One genomic segment of Bifidobacterium breve DSM 20213 = JCM 1192 includes these proteins:
- a CDS encoding glycosyltransferase family 2 protein, which yields MTGPDKLLTISVAAYNAEPYLERCISSVVSCPDAARLCEIIIVNDGSHDSTSDIAHRFQSRYPQAVRVIDKENGGYGSTVNASLKHATGRYFRLLDADDWVDTEHLSGFLRELCACDVDVALSPYLVCNDQTKEETPVTLSELHAAQAGRFEDLDFSWTHLTMHAMTFRTDLLRQAGVHLDHHVLYTDCEFITQPLRFIDTYQMLTNPLYCYRVGREGQSCDYRQTVRHKDDLKTVIKTLTPLYDEQLPGNKSEFQYSQFLGLYTQLFNACFLPRDAAWVQLRKLCEEMKPLNPRMWDKFLRHRVDIRMALSTHGLTFPLLCVLQRKRLSYSE from the coding sequence ATGACTGGTCCCGATAAGTTGTTAACCATCTCGGTTGCTGCGTATAACGCTGAACCATACTTGGAACGATGCATATCCTCTGTCGTTTCCTGTCCGGATGCAGCACGTCTGTGTGAAATCATTATCGTAAATGATGGTTCCCACGATTCGACTTCGGATATTGCCCACCGTTTTCAAAGCCGGTATCCCCAAGCAGTACGCGTGATTGATAAGGAGAACGGAGGATATGGCTCCACCGTTAATGCCAGTCTGAAGCACGCAACAGGACGGTATTTTCGGCTCCTTGATGCGGATGATTGGGTGGATACTGAACATCTATCCGGCTTCTTGAGAGAATTGTGCGCTTGCGATGTGGATGTGGCTTTATCCCCGTACCTCGTATGTAATGATCAGACCAAGGAAGAAACCCCGGTAACACTGTCGGAATTGCATGCAGCTCAGGCGGGACGTTTTGAAGATCTCGATTTCTCTTGGACACATTTAACAATGCATGCGATGACTTTTCGGACCGATTTACTGAGACAGGCGGGAGTTCACCTTGATCACCATGTACTCTACACAGACTGCGAATTCATTACCCAGCCGCTTAGATTTATTGACACATATCAGATGTTGACAAATCCATTGTATTGCTATCGAGTGGGCCGAGAAGGTCAAAGCTGTGATTATCGACAGACTGTACGGCATAAGGATGATCTCAAAACCGTCATCAAAACCTTAACGCCGCTTTATGATGAGCAACTCCCCGGCAACAAATCGGAATTTCAATACTCACAGTTCCTTGGCCTCTACACTCAATTGTTCAATGCATGTTTTCTTCCCCGTGATGCTGCATGGGTGCAACTTAGAAAGCTATGCGAAGAGATGAAACCTCTTAATCCGAGAATGTGGGATAAATTCCTGCGGCATCGCGTCGATATTCGCATGGCGCTGTCCACGCATGGACTTACGTTTCCTCTTCTGTGTGTGCTTCAGCGTAAACGACTCAGCTATAGCGAGTGA
- a CDS encoding thiamine pyrophosphate-binding protein — MQAIKHAHERNARIVVSLLKQHGVKNIIVSPGSTNLPVVVSVQHDPYFHVYSCVDERSAAYMACGMAATTGEPVALSCTGATASRNYLPGLTEAYYRKLPVIAITSFNGDWNIGQLLPQTLDRRIVQNDVALVSVDLPVIKDETDALYCNRLVNQAILESIRHGGGPVHINLPTVYDNTMDPGPVPVSRCIRRYMPSDPFPEIGSHRNIVIHIGAHIRFSKEAEQSISDFADRYDAVVLCDHTSNYHGHNRLLGTLTTDNLHSGSAQWDALKPDLVISMGEISGDYPTTNYLKAVHAETWRVSLDGELRDRFDGLTKVFECDTEEFFKRYAAFGEQNGNTPVNRYFAQWEQYDESLRRSLPDLPYSGRWIAEQTAKRIPEKSIMHFAILNALRSWNYFELNPSIRCYCNTGGFGIDGALSTTFGSALAEPNTLHFVVIGDLAFFYDMNSLGNRDMMANIRILLVNNGIGDEMRMPYSTGFRLHGEELPYVCAQGHYRAQNAFDSLAKAWCEALGFKYMSASSKQEYLERLPEFLTTQSDSPIILECHTTPDDDSQAGGALQLLDQDYVNKKKLKDAIKNVVPDSMLRTAKTILSRK; from the coding sequence ATGCAAGCCATCAAGCATGCACATGAACGCAATGCGCGGATCGTGGTCTCATTGTTGAAACAGCATGGCGTGAAAAATATTATTGTTTCACCCGGCTCCACGAACCTGCCGGTAGTTGTCTCTGTGCAGCATGACCCGTATTTTCATGTTTATTCATGCGTGGATGAACGTTCTGCAGCTTATATGGCATGTGGCATGGCAGCGACAACCGGGGAGCCTGTCGCGTTAAGCTGCACTGGAGCGACTGCTTCCCGCAACTATCTGCCCGGCCTCACTGAAGCGTATTACCGTAAGCTTCCGGTGATAGCCATCACCTCATTCAACGGGGATTGGAACATCGGTCAGCTTCTTCCGCAGACGCTCGATCGGCGTATCGTTCAGAACGATGTAGCGCTTGTCTCAGTGGACTTGCCGGTCATTAAGGACGAGACGGATGCCTTGTACTGCAATCGGCTCGTTAACCAAGCCATTCTGGAGTCCATACGTCACGGTGGCGGTCCCGTGCATATCAACTTGCCTACTGTCTATGACAACACCATGGATCCCGGCCCAGTTCCCGTAAGCAGGTGCATCCGACGTTACATGCCGTCCGACCCATTTCCAGAGATCGGCTCACATAGGAACATTGTGATTCATATCGGTGCTCACATCCGATTCTCGAAGGAAGCAGAACAGTCGATTTCGGATTTCGCTGACCGTTACGATGCAGTGGTGCTGTGTGATCATACTTCCAACTACCACGGTCATAACCGACTCCTCGGCACGCTGACCACAGACAACCTCCATTCCGGTTCGGCTCAATGGGACGCGCTGAAACCCGACCTAGTCATTTCGATGGGGGAAATCTCCGGTGACTATCCGACCACGAATTACCTCAAGGCCGTACATGCCGAGACCTGGCGTGTGTCCTTGGATGGGGAATTGCGCGACCGATTCGACGGATTGACCAAAGTTTTCGAGTGCGATACCGAGGAGTTTTTCAAGAGATACGCAGCTTTCGGTGAACAGAATGGCAATACACCAGTGAACCGTTATTTCGCTCAATGGGAACAATACGACGAGTCATTGAGACGATCTCTTCCCGATCTGCCATATTCGGGCAGATGGATAGCAGAGCAGACCGCTAAGCGGATTCCCGAGAAGTCGATTATGCATTTCGCAATCCTCAATGCGCTTCGCAGTTGGAACTACTTTGAGCTTAACCCTTCTATTCGTTGTTATTGCAATACGGGCGGCTTCGGCATCGATGGGGCACTGTCCACCACATTCGGATCGGCCTTGGCTGAACCCAACACTCTGCATTTCGTGGTTATAGGTGATCTTGCCTTCTTCTACGACATGAACTCGCTTGGCAACCGGGATATGATGGCGAACATCCGCATCCTTTTGGTCAACAATGGGATAGGCGATGAGATGCGAATGCCCTATTCTACCGGATTTCGCCTCCATGGTGAAGAGCTTCCCTACGTGTGTGCGCAAGGCCATTATCGTGCACAAAACGCCTTCGACAGTCTGGCCAAAGCATGGTGTGAAGCCCTCGGGTTCAAGTACATGTCTGCCTCAAGCAAGCAGGAATACCTCGAACGGCTCCCGGAATTCCTCACAACGCAATCCGACAGCCCCATTATTCTTGAATGCCACACCACCCCGGACGATGACTCCCAAGCCGGAGGGGCGTTACAACTTCTCGATCAGGATTATGTGAATAAGAAGAAGCTCAAGGACGCCATCAAAAATGTCGTTCCAGACAGCATGCTTCGCACTGCGAAGACTATCTTAAGTCGGAAATGA